The following proteins come from a genomic window of Cuculus canorus isolate bCucCan1 chromosome 29, bCucCan1.pri, whole genome shotgun sequence:
- the CD63 gene encoding CD63 antigen translates to MAVEGGMKCVKFLVFVFNFIFWVCGVALIAVGVYAQVALDKALAVSGRSAAGSPIAILVLGVIVFFIAFFGCCGAWKESYCLVTTFAVLLSLIFLVEIAAAIAGYVFKDKVRSVLKEGLQEAMSKYGEDKPLTEAMDELQREFMCCGANNYTDWENIERFRVNDTVPQSCCRVNGTACNVHPNADTVYEKGCLQSIEAWMKKNIVIVAAVALGIAFFEILGIIFACCLMKGIRSGYEVM, encoded by the exons GTGTGCGGCGTAGCGCTGATCGCAGTGGGCGTTTACGCCCAAGTGGCTCTGGATAAGGCGCTGGCGGTGAGTGGGCGCTCGGCCGCGGGGTCCCCCATCGCCATCCTCGTCCTCGGGGTCATCGTCTTCTTCATCGCCTTCTTCGGCTGCTGCGGAGCCTGGAAAGAGAGTTACTGCCTCGTCACCACG TTCGCCGTCCTGCTCAGCCTCATCTTCCTGGTGGAAATCGCCGCTGCCATCGCCGGATACGTCTTCAAGGATAAG gTCCGCTCGGTGCTGAAGGAAGGACTGCAGGAGGCGATGAGCAAATACGGAGAGGATAAACCCTTAACGGAGGCGatggatgagctccagagggag tttATGTGTTGCGGAGCCAATAACTACACGGACTGGGAGAACATCGAGCGATTCCGAGTGAACGACACCGTGCCGCAGTCCTGCTGCCGCGTCAACGGCACCGCGTGCAACGTGCACCCCAACGCCGACACCGTCTACGAGAAG GGCTGCCTCCAGAGCATCGAAGCGTGGATGAAGAAGAACATCGTCATCGTGGCGGCAGTGGCGTTGGGCATCGCCTTCTTCGag ATCCTGGGGATCATCTTCGCCTGTTGTCTGATGAAGGGCATCCGCAGCGGCTACGAGGTGATGTAG
- the BLOC1S1 gene encoding biogenesis of lysosome-related organelles complex 1 subunit 1, whose translation MLSRLLKEHQARQGERRELQERRRREAITAATRLTEALVDHLNVGVAQAYVNQRKLDQEVKALQAAAAQFARQTGHWIAMVESFNQALKEIGDVENWARSIELDMRTIATALEYVYKGQLQPSGS comes from the exons ATGCTGTCGCGGCTGCTGAAGGAGCACCAGGCGCGCCAAGGCGAGCGGCGCGAGCTGCAGG AGCGGCGGCGCAGGGAGGCGATCACGGCCGCCACGCGCCTGACGGAGGCCCTGGTCGATCACCTCAATGTGGG AGTGGCGCAGGCGTACGTGAATCAGCGCAAACTGGACCAGGAGGTGAAGGCGCTGCAGGCGGCGGCGGCGCAGTTTGCGCGGCAGACGGGGCACTGGATCGCCATGGTGGAGAGCTTCAACCAGGCCCTCAAG GAGATCGGCGATGTGGAGAACTGGGCGCGCAGCATCGAGCTGGACATGCGCACCATCGCCACCGCCCTCGAGTACGTCTACAAGGGGCAACTCCAGCCCTCGGGGTCCTGA
- the RDH5 gene encoding retinol dehydrogenase 5 — MWPWLVLVPLAWALAWLLRDGLAVPSVADKHVFITGCDSGFGQALARRLAQRGYRVLAACLTPGGADALARSCPALRTTVLDVTRSDSVRRAAQWVRGQVGDRGLFGLVNNAGVANPIGPTEWMVVDDYRRVLAVNALGAIEVTLELLPLLKRARGRVVNTSSVLGRLSANGGGYCISKYCIEAFSDSLRRDMYHFGVKVSIVEPGFFKTAVTNLESIEASLRQLWDRLAPETRLSYGEEFFYKYLKVQRLIMNVLCDADLSKVTRCMEHALSARHPRTRYSAGWDAKLLWLPASYLPAFIVDFALATILPKPAHRVR; from the exons ATGTGGCCGTGGCTGGTGCTGGTGCCGCTGGCGTGGGCGCTGGCGTGGCTGCTGCGGGACGGGCTGGCGGTGCCGTCGGTGGCGGACAAGCACGTGTTCATCACGGGCTGCGACAGCGGCTTCGGGCAGGCGCTGGCGCGGCGGTTGGCGCAGCGCGGGTACCGCGTGCTCGCCGCGTGCCTCACGCCCGGCGGCGCCGACGCCCTCGCGCGCTCCTGTCCCGCCCTGCGCACCACCGTCCTCGACGTCACCCGCAGCGACAGCGTCCGGCGCGCAGCCCAGTGGGTGCGGGGACAGGTGGGGGACAGAG GTCTCTTCGGGCTGGTGAACAACGCGGGGGTGGCGAACCCCATCGGCCCCACCGAGTGGATGGTGGTGGACGACTACCGGCGCGTGTTGGCCGTCAACGCGTTGGGCGCCATCGAGGTGAcgctggagctgctgccgctgctCAAACGGGCGCGCGGGCGCGTGGTCAACACCTCCAGCGTCCTCGGGCGCCTCTCGGCCAACGGCGGAGGTTACTGCATCTCCAAGTACTGCATCGAGGCCTTCTCGGACAGTCTACG GCGCGACATGTACCACTTTGGGGTGAAGGTGAGCATCGTGGAGCCCGGCTTCTTCAAGACGGCCGTGACCAACCTGGAGAGCATCGAAGCGTCGCTGCGGCAGCTCTGGGACCGCCTGGCGCCCGAGACGCGGCTCAGCTACGGCGAGGAGTTCTTCTACAAGT ACCTCAAGGTGCAGCGCCTCATCATGAACGTCCTGTGCGACGCCGACCTCAGCAAAGTGACGCGGTGCATGGAGCACGCGCTGAGCGCCCGTCACCCGCGCACGCGCTACAGCGCCGGCTGGGACGCCAAACTGCTCTGGTTACCCGCGTCCTACCTGCCCGCCTTCATCGTCGACTTTGCCCTGGCCACCATCCTGCCCAAGCCGGCCCACCGCGTCCGCTAG